Within the Fibrobacter sp. genome, the region GCTATGGCACGTTCTATCTGTATCAGCAGTTCATTAAGAGAATAGGGTTTTCTCACATATTCAAACGCACCAAGCTTCATGCACTCGATCGCGCTCTCCAGTGTGGCATTTCCGGTAAGGATAATTACTTCTGCCGGGATGTTATCCTGCTTGATCTGCCTGAGTACATCGATGCCGCTCATGCGCGG harbors:
- a CDS encoding response regulator gives rise to the protein MDKGKILVVDDEASLRLLLSNELSRAGYSVETVADGEAALEILHEGFFHIVLLDIVMPRMSGIDVLRQIKQDNIPAEVIILTGNATLESAIECMKLGAFEYVRKPYSLNELLIQIERAIA